Proteins encoded in a region of the Dromaius novaehollandiae isolate bDroNov1 chromosome 18, bDroNov1.hap1, whole genome shotgun sequence genome:
- the GPRC5C gene encoding G-protein coupled receptor family C group 5 member C — protein MGTAPAAACVLLALLPACRAQTGPPPGCGEDLSSLYYNLCDLSAAWGIVLEAVASLGVVTSFVLTIVLVASVPFVQDPQKKSLVATQAVFLLGTLGLFCLTFDFIVGPDFSTCASRRFLFGVLFAICFSCLLAHALALNFLARRNRGPRGWVTLAVALLLALVEVIINAEWLIITVARREGGSPDPCKVAEADFVMALVYVMFLLVAAFGAAWPALCGRYTRWRKHGVFILATTGLSMAIWAAWTAMYLYGNQRAGGKPGWDDPTLAIALVSNACAFVLLYVIPEVTHVTRRGPEQAYEDDVYPTRGVGYETILKEQKSQSMFVENKAFSMDEPSFTKKPVSPYSGYNGQLLPSVYQPTEMALMHKGPAEGPYDVILPRASPASPAMGSASSTLRAEDAFAAQARHAAASSRDGRGSQVPSPYGRNRW, from the exons ATGGGgacggcgccggcggccgcgtgcgtcctgctggccctgctgccgGCGTGCCGCGCTCAGACCGGCCCCCCGCCCGGGTGCGGCGAGGACCTCTCCTCCCTCTACTACAACCTCTGCGACCTCTCGGCGGCCTGGGGCATCGTGCTGGAGGCCGTGGCCAGCCTCGGCGTGGTCACCAGCTTCGTGCTCACCATCGTCCTGGTGGCCAGCGTCCCCTTCGTGCAGGACCCGCAGAAGAAGAGCCTGGTGGCCACGCAGGCGGTCTTCCTCCTGGGCACTTTGGGGCTCTTCTGCCTGACCTTCGACTTCATCGTGGGGCCGGACTTCTCCACCTGCGCCTCCCGCCGCTTCCTCTTCGGCGTCCTCTTCGCCATCTGCTTCTCCTGCCTGCTGGCGCACGCCCTGGCCCTCAACTTCCTGGCGCGGAGGaaccgggggccgcggggctgggtgACGCTGGCGGTGGCCCTGCTCCTGGCCCTGGTGGAGGTCATCATCAACGCCGAGTGGCTCATCATCACGGTggcgcggcgggagggcggcTCGCCGGACCCCTGCAAGGTGGCCGAGGCCGACTTCGTCATGGCGCTCGTCTACGTGATGTTCTTGCTGGTGGCCGCCTTCGGCGCCGCCTGGCCGGCCCTCTGCGGCCGCTACACGCGCTGGCGGAAGCACGGCGTCTTCATCCTGGCCACCACCGGCCTCTCCATGGCCATCTGGGCGGCGTGGACGGCCATGTACCTCTACGGGAACCAGCGCGCGGGCGGGAAGCCCGGGTGGGACGACCCCACGCTGGCCATCGCCCTGGTCTCCAACGCCTGCGCCTTCGTCCTCCTCTACGTCATCCCCGAGGTGACGCACGTGACGCGGCGGGGCCCCGAGCAGGCCTACGAGGACGACGTCTACCCGACGCGCGGGGTGGGCTACGAGACCATCCTCAAGGAGCAGAAGTCGCAGAGCATGTTTGTGGAGAACAAGGCCTTCTCCATGGACGAGCCGTCCTTCA CCAAGAAGCCGGTGTCGCCGTACAGCGGGTACAAcgggcagctgctccccagcgTGTACCAGCCCACCGAGATGGCCCTGATGCACAAGGGGCCC GCCGAAGGTCCCTACGACGTGATCCTGCCGCGCGCCAGCCCCGCCAGCCCGGCGATGGGCAGCGCCAGCTCCACGCTGCGAGCCGAGGACGCCTTCGCCGCGCAGGCCCGGCacgccgccgccagctcccgcgaCGGCCGCGGCTCCCAG GTGCCGTCCCCCTACGGCAGGAACCGCTGGTGA